In one window of Thermodesulfobacteriota bacterium DNA:
- a CDS encoding glycosyltransferase has translation MRFVMFYQSLVSDWNHGNAHFLRGVATELLSRGHEVSVYEPRDSWCVRNLFETCGEASGLFHSAYPHLGSTRYDIDDLDLDEALEGADVVIVHEWNEHELVRRIGRHRAGRAPYTLFFHDTHHRSMTEPWNMASYDLSGYDGVLAFGEAVKEVYIRRGWARRVWTWHEAADTRVFRPRPFRGKKGDLVWIGNWGDDERTAELGEFLLGPVKTLGLKARAHGVRYPECALKLLGEAGIEYGGWLPNFEAPKVFASFMCTVHVPRRPYAETLPGIPTIRVFEALSCGIPLVSAPWEDSEGLFRPGKDYLVARNGNEMARRLRELLNDAGMREELAKNGIETVLMRHTCGNRVDELFTICSEINMTAGA, from the coding sequence GTGCGCTTTGTGATGTTCTATCAATCACTCGTCTCCGACTGGAACCACGGGAACGCGCATTTCCTCCGGGGCGTTGCAACGGAGCTCCTTTCAAGGGGGCACGAGGTCTCGGTATACGAGCCGAGGGATTCATGGTGCGTCAGGAACCTGTTCGAGACGTGCGGAGAAGCTTCAGGGCTCTTCCATTCCGCGTATCCCCATCTGGGGAGCACGCGCTACGACATCGACGACCTCGACCTCGACGAGGCGCTCGAAGGCGCTGACGTGGTGATAGTCCACGAGTGGAACGAGCATGAGCTTGTTAGAAGAATTGGGCGGCACAGGGCCGGTCGCGCCCCGTACACGCTCTTTTTCCACGACACGCACCACCGCTCCATGACCGAGCCATGGAACATGGCCTCATACGACCTTTCCGGCTATGACGGGGTGCTCGCCTTCGGCGAGGCGGTGAAGGAGGTCTATATACGGCGCGGCTGGGCCAGGAGGGTATGGACGTGGCACGAGGCCGCCGATACCCGGGTGTTCCGGCCCAGGCCCTTTCGCGGAAAAAAAGGCGACCTCGTCTGGATTGGGAACTGGGGGGACGACGAGAGGACGGCCGAGCTCGGGGAGTTCCTTTTAGGCCCGGTGAAGACCCTTGGGCTCAAGGCCAGGGCGCACGGCGTGAGATACCCGGAGTGCGCTCTCAAGCTCCTCGGAGAGGCCGGCATCGAGTACGGCGGCTGGCTGCCGAATTTCGAGGCGCCAAAGGTATTCGCTTCATTCATGTGCACGGTGCACGTGCCGAGGAGGCCATATGCCGAGACGCTCCCCGGCATACCCACGATAAGGGTCTTTGAGGCCTTATCGTGCGGAATCCCCCTTGTCTCGGCCCCGTGGGAGGATTCCGAGGGGCTCTTCAGGCCCGGAAAAGACTATCTTGTCGCGAGGAACGGAAATGAGATGGCAAGGCGCCTGAGGGAGCTTCTGAACGACGCCGGGATGAGGGAGGAGCTTGCAAAAAACGGGATTGAGACGGTCCTGATGCGCCACACGTGCGGAAACAGGGTCGATGAGCTCTTCACGATTTGCTCGGAGATCAATATGACGGCAGGCGCGTAG
- a CDS encoding glycosyltransferase family 4 protein codes for MSNGGERPLTVLMTADTVGGVWAYSMELASALSARGVKVFLATMGPEVTKGQMDEAREVKGLEIFQGGFRLEWMEDPWESVAEAGEWLLGLEKSLSPDVVHLNGYCHGALRWSAPVIIVAHSCVLSWWEAVKEGPAGGGWTRYGMEVEKGLRSAQAVIAPSYAMLESLKRTHAFSAPAFVIYNGRSNESFRPGVKEDFILTAGRLWDEAKNIRALERAARSISWPVCAAGAYEHDQGSFIPDGAIRMLGRLSKTEMAEWMSRASIFALPARYEPFGLTVLEAALSECALVLGDIPSLRELWDGAALFVEPGDAGRLAIALEMLASDRALRARLGMLARERAAEYAPERMAGAYHALYGRLSSAAEREGDACAL; via the coding sequence ATGAGCAATGGCGGGGAAAGACCCCTGACTGTCCTTATGACCGCAGACACGGTCGGCGGCGTATGGGCCTATTCAATGGAGCTTGCCTCCGCGCTCTCGGCCCGGGGTGTAAAGGTGTTCCTCGCGACCATGGGCCCGGAGGTCACGAAGGGGCAGATGGACGAGGCCCGTGAGGTAAAGGGGCTCGAAATCTTTCAGGGCGGCTTCAGGCTCGAGTGGATGGAAGACCCCTGGGAAAGCGTCGCGGAAGCCGGGGAATGGCTCCTTGGCCTCGAAAAATCCTTGAGCCCGGATGTCGTTCACCTTAACGGCTACTGCCACGGCGCTCTTCGCTGGAGTGCGCCGGTTATAATCGTCGCGCACTCGTGCGTCCTCTCCTGGTGGGAGGCGGTGAAGGAGGGGCCCGCAGGGGGCGGATGGACGAGGTACGGTATGGAAGTGGAAAAGGGCTTAAGGAGCGCTCAAGCCGTTATAGCGCCGTCGTATGCGATGCTGGAGTCGCTCAAAAGGACACACGCGTTCAGCGCCCCGGCGTTTGTAATATATAACGGCAGGAGCAATGAGAGCTTCAGGCCCGGCGTAAAGGAGGACTTCATCCTCACGGCGGGCAGGCTCTGGGACGAGGCCAAAAACATCCGGGCCCTGGAGCGGGCGGCTCGTTCCATAAGCTGGCCCGTATGCGCGGCAGGCGCGTATGAGCACGACCAAGGGAGTTTTATCCCCGATGGAGCCATCAGGATGCTCGGGCGGCTGTCGAAGACGGAGATGGCTGAGTGGATGTCCAGGGCCTCCATATTCGCGCTCCCGGCAAGGTACGAGCCCTTCGGCCTTACGGTCCTGGAAGCGGCCCTTTCAGAGTGCGCACTCGTCCTAGGCGATATACCGAGCCTGAGGGAGCTCTGGGACGGCGCGGCGCTTTTCGTCGAGCCCGGAGACGCCGGGCGGCTTGCGATAGCGCTCGAGATGCTCGCTTCCGACAGGGCGCTCCGGGCAAGGCTCGGCATGCTGGCGAGGGAGAGGGCGGCGGAGTACGCGCCGGAAAGGATGGCCGGGGCGTATCATGCGCTCTATGGCCGGCTTTCGAGCGCCGCGGAAAGGGAAGGTGATGCGTGCGCTTTGTGA